One genomic window of Opitutia bacterium includes the following:
- a CDS encoding UDPGP type 1 family protein: protein MTHDELIAKFNAAGQGQVFAFWPQLNPAERDALAAQAAEIDLAEIAELHRSLVVEKAASAANVAGLEPAPYEPLPTHGGDAAKWAKARAVGEEALRAGRVAAFVVAGGQGTRLGYDGPKGTFPVTPVKRKPLFQVFAEKLLAAGRRYGKPLHWFIMTSHANHAQTEAFFEQHQFFGLERSHVHFFRQGRMPAVNFEGKILLETKSSIALSPDGHGGSLRALHRSGALDLMAREGIDTLSYFQVDNPLVRCIDAEFIGFHLLARSEMSSKMVPKAYAEEKVGHFCVQDGRLVVVEYSDMPMAMQRETRPDGALRFIAGSIAIHIIDRDFARRMAAGGEGVALRFHRADKKIPTVDANGAPVKPEKPNGVKFEMFVFDALPFAQNPIVIETNRADDFSPVKNAEGVDSPKTSSEDQQRQFARWLNAAGASVATDATGLPVQKLEISPLFGYDPDTVKTSWQKRPAQVTDNLYLE from the coding sequence ATGACGCACGACGAACTCATCGCGAAATTCAACGCCGCCGGCCAGGGGCAGGTCTTCGCCTTCTGGCCACAGCTGAACCCCGCGGAGCGCGACGCGCTCGCCGCACAGGCGGCCGAGATCGATCTCGCGGAAATCGCCGAGCTGCATCGCTCGCTCGTCGTCGAGAAAGCGGCTTCGGCCGCGAATGTCGCTGGACTCGAACCCGCGCCCTATGAGCCGCTCCCGACGCACGGCGGCGACGCCGCGAAATGGGCGAAGGCGCGCGCCGTCGGTGAGGAGGCGCTGCGCGCCGGTCGCGTCGCGGCCTTCGTCGTCGCGGGCGGGCAGGGCACGCGGCTCGGTTACGACGGACCGAAAGGCACGTTCCCGGTCACGCCGGTGAAGCGGAAGCCGCTCTTCCAAGTTTTCGCGGAGAAACTCCTCGCGGCCGGACGGCGTTACGGGAAGCCGCTGCACTGGTTCATCATGACCAGTCACGCGAACCACGCGCAGACCGAGGCGTTTTTCGAGCAGCACCAGTTCTTCGGCCTCGAACGCTCGCACGTGCATTTCTTCCGCCAAGGCCGCATGCCGGCGGTGAACTTCGAGGGCAAAATCCTTCTCGAGACGAAGAGCAGCATCGCGCTCAGCCCGGACGGGCACGGCGGCTCGCTCCGCGCGCTCCATCGCAGCGGCGCGCTCGACCTCATGGCGCGCGAGGGCATCGACACGCTGAGCTATTTCCAGGTCGACAACCCGCTGGTGCGTTGCATCGACGCCGAGTTCATCGGCTTTCACCTCCTCGCGCGCTCGGAGATGTCGAGCAAGATGGTCCCGAAAGCCTACGCTGAGGAAAAGGTCGGGCACTTCTGCGTGCAGGACGGCCGACTCGTCGTCGTCGAATACAGCGACATGCCGATGGCGATGCAGCGTGAGACGCGGCCGGACGGCGCGCTGCGCTTCATCGCGGGCAGCATCGCGATCCACATCATCGATCGCGATTTCGCACGCCGCATGGCCGCAGGCGGCGAAGGTGTGGCGCTGCGGTTCCACCGCGCGGACAAAAAGATCCCGACGGTCGACGCGAACGGCGCGCCGGTGAAACCCGAGAAGCCCAACGGCGTGAAGTTCGAGATGTTCGTCTTCGACGCGCTGCCCTTCGCGCAGAACCCGATCGTGATCGAGACGAACCGTGCGGACGATTTCAGCCCGGTGAAAAACGCCGAGGGCGTCGACTCGCCGAAGACCTCGAGCGAGGACCAGCAGCGGCAGTTCGCCCGCTGGTTGAATGCGGCCGGTGCGAGCGTCGCGACCGACGCGACCGGCCTGCCGGTGCAGAAGCTGGAAATCTCCCCGCTGTTCGGCTACGACCCCGACACCGTGAAAACCTCGTGGCAAAAGCGCCCGGCTCAGGTGACCGACAATCTGTATCTCGAATGA
- a CDS encoding septum formation initiator family protein — MNWNKVITSVYVALFAGVAIWAGLFFLELYRDLSLLRAQEAHNRRKLEEAEVKLAEQRRYLERLQHDPALVEEVIRKKLGYVREGEFIFRFPDDKRTP; from the coding sequence TTGAACTGGAACAAGGTCATCACCTCGGTCTATGTGGCGCTGTTCGCGGGTGTGGCGATTTGGGCGGGACTCTTCTTTCTCGAACTCTATCGCGACCTCTCGCTGCTGCGCGCGCAGGAGGCGCACAATCGCCGCAAACTTGAGGAGGCGGAGGTGAAGCTCGCGGAACAGCGACGCTACCTCGAGCGCCTCCAACACGATCCCGCGCTCGTCGAGGAAGTCATCCGCAAGAAGCTCGGCTACGTGCGCGAGGGCGAATTCATCTTCCGTTTCCCCGACGACAAACGCACGCCATGA
- a CDS encoding AAA family ATPase has product MYQSYYGLTEMPFHITPDPKFLYLSPPHQEALQHLKYGVTERKGFIVLIGEVGCGKTTLCRRFLSELDPQHYDTALVLNPRLTETQMLKAIMTELGETHPARSKNDLVAQMNQVLLARIAAGREIVLIIDEAQNLSFEVFEQVRLLSNLETDKQKLLQIVLMGQPELKEKLAQEELRQLRQRILVHYELRPLTRPEMDQYIQHRLTLAGSAGRPHFTKWALRHLYRHSRGIPRIINNLCDKSLLSAFIRDSDEVTYWDARRASRDLDRLTE; this is encoded by the coding sequence ATGTATCAGAGTTACTACGGTCTCACGGAGATGCCTTTCCACATCACTCCGGACCCCAAGTTCCTCTACCTAAGTCCGCCCCACCAGGAAGCGCTGCAACACCTCAAATACGGCGTCACGGAGCGGAAGGGTTTCATCGTGCTCATCGGCGAAGTCGGCTGCGGCAAGACCACGCTCTGCCGCCGTTTCCTCAGCGAACTCGATCCGCAGCACTACGACACCGCGCTCGTGCTCAATCCCCGCCTCACCGAGACGCAGATGCTCAAGGCGATCATGACCGAGCTCGGCGAGACGCACCCGGCCCGCAGCAAGAACGACCTCGTCGCGCAGATGAACCAGGTCCTCCTCGCCCGCATCGCCGCCGGCCGCGAGATCGTGCTCATCATCGACGAGGCGCAGAACCTCTCCTTCGAGGTCTTCGAACAGGTCCGCCTCCTCTCGAACCTCGAGACCGACAAGCAAAAGCTCCTCCAAATCGTCCTCATGGGACAGCCCGAGCTGAAGGAGAAGCTCGCGCAGGAGGAACTCCGCCAACTCCGCCAGCGCATCCTCGTCCACTACGAGCTGCGCCCGCTCACCCGGCCGGAGATGGACCAATACATCCAGCACCGCCTGACGCTCGCCGGCAGCGCCGGCCGCCCGCACTTCACGAAATGGGCGCTGCGCCACCTCTACCGCCACAGCCGGGGAATTCCCCGCATCATCAACAATCTTTGTGACAAGTCCCTCCTCTCCGCCTTCATTCGCGACTCCGATGAAGTCACTTACTGGGACGCCCGCCGCGCCTCGCGCGACCTCGATCGCCTGACCGAATGA
- a CDS encoding exopolysaccharide biosynthesis polyprenyl glycosylphosphotransferase: protein MLLNRHRGLAELHSAAALLLVALFFWVYAEFTIEFLSEIVRVTTETPLMPYFLSVVLGMLLAGRAVSARGWRLTELGAGGALALASQQVAVVALVVFAMMFATQDRSISRLFLGTFLVFVWGGLAILHVVLPRWLAGLVYGGGARIPALVLARAENMPEIEAWLAGRRHLGLDVTGYVSWQALPEGSIPPLRGWLGASGELAELIRRSRAGQVIFWELPAESALVRGAVEICQTEGARVLLRQDIDERLGHPAVSVEVGGQHYFTLHDEPLEEPLNRAMKRVFDIAVALPVVVLVLPPLALVVWLVQRRQSPGPLLHIRARAGEQRQQFSMLKFRTMHVAPADARSEALQASRDDARVYPFGRFLRRHSLDEFPQFWNVLIGEMSVVGPRPVMPLLDEEFERRAKAYRTRHYVKPGITGLAQSEGLRGEITSPELLEERVRRDLRYIAEWSIWLDVQITLATLRQVFRPPGSAY from the coding sequence ATGTTGCTCAACCGTCACCGTGGACTCGCGGAACTCCACAGCGCCGCCGCGTTGCTGCTGGTGGCGTTGTTCTTCTGGGTCTACGCGGAGTTCACGATCGAGTTCCTGTCGGAGATCGTGCGCGTCACCACCGAGACGCCGCTGATGCCCTATTTTCTGAGCGTGGTGCTCGGAATGTTGCTGGCGGGGCGCGCGGTGAGCGCGCGGGGTTGGCGGTTGACGGAACTCGGCGCGGGCGGGGCGCTGGCGCTCGCCTCGCAACAGGTGGCGGTGGTGGCGCTGGTGGTGTTCGCGATGATGTTTGCGACGCAGGACCGGAGCATCAGCCGCCTGTTTCTCGGCACTTTCTTGGTCTTCGTGTGGGGCGGGCTCGCGATCCTGCACGTCGTGTTGCCGCGTTGGCTGGCGGGGTTGGTCTATGGCGGCGGGGCGCGCATCCCGGCGCTCGTGCTGGCGCGGGCGGAGAACATGCCGGAGATCGAAGCGTGGCTGGCGGGGCGCCGGCACCTGGGCTTGGACGTCACCGGCTACGTGTCGTGGCAGGCGTTGCCCGAGGGCTCGATTCCGCCACTGCGCGGCTGGCTCGGCGCGAGCGGGGAACTGGCCGAACTGATCCGGCGGTCCCGGGCGGGGCAGGTGATTTTTTGGGAGTTGCCCGCGGAGTCCGCGCTTGTGCGCGGCGCGGTGGAGATTTGCCAGACCGAGGGCGCGCGCGTGCTGTTGCGCCAGGACATCGACGAGCGGCTGGGGCACCCGGCGGTGTCGGTCGAGGTCGGTGGGCAACACTACTTCACGCTCCACGACGAGCCACTCGAGGAGCCTTTGAATCGCGCGATGAAGCGCGTGTTCGATATCGCCGTGGCGCTGCCGGTCGTGGTGCTGGTGCTGCCGCCGCTGGCGCTGGTGGTGTGGCTGGTGCAGCGCCGGCAATCGCCCGGGCCGTTGTTGCACATCCGTGCGCGCGCGGGCGAGCAGCGGCAGCAGTTTTCGATGCTGAAGTTCCGCACCATGCACGTGGCACCCGCGGACGCGCGTTCCGAGGCGTTGCAGGCGAGCCGCGACGACGCGCGCGTGTATCCGTTCGGACGTTTCCTCCGCCGGCACAGCTTGGACGAGTTTCCGCAATTCTGGAACGTCCTCATCGGCGAGATGAGCGTCGTGGGGCCGAGACCGGTGATGCCGTTGCTCGACGAGGAATTCGAACGTCGCGCGAAAGCCTATCGCACGCGGCACTACGTGAAACCGGGCATCACGGGGCTCGCGCAGAGCGAGGGATTGCGCGGCGAGATCACCAGCCCGGAATTGCTCGAGGAGCGCGTGCGGCGCGATCTGCGCTACATCGCCGAGTGGTCCATCTGGCTCGACGTGCAGATCACGCTCGCGACGCTGCGGCAGGTTTTCCGTCCGCCGGGCTCGGCTTACTGA
- the galK gene encoding galactokinase, whose product MNERLLQENFRQRYGRAPQVIARAPGRIEFIGNHTDYNGGAVIGAAIDRYVWVAAAPATDSQRLRFASGLDGQTIEIPAAHSAKLTGAEAWINYPRGVWRSLGDFNLPAPGAFDLLVASNLPTGAGLSSSAALELSTALALLQLAGAPALSPATLAAIGRHAENIHVGVPCGILDQGTSAFGRAGQLVHIDCRGPSFSLLPLPADVSLWVFNSLEKHALVDGLYATRHQECKDASSALGATWLTQVSLADFNARADRLPPKQAARARHVIEENDRVAAVVRALDAGDLRAVGELLKASHRSSRELFENSTPSLDSLVELLSAAPGVYGARLTGGGFGGAVMALTDRSFNAESAAQIATRHAARQHPTPEVIQLRTGDGAKLVPLA is encoded by the coding sequence ATGAACGAGCGCCTTCTTCAGGAAAACTTCCGCCAACGCTACGGCCGCGCGCCGCAAGTGATCGCCCGCGCCCCGGGCCGCATCGAGTTCATCGGCAATCACACCGACTACAACGGCGGTGCTGTGATCGGCGCCGCGATCGACCGCTACGTGTGGGTCGCCGCCGCGCCCGCCACCGACAGCCAGCGCCTCCGCTTCGCGTCCGGCCTCGACGGCCAGACCATCGAGATCCCCGCGGCGCACAGCGCGAAGCTCACCGGCGCCGAGGCGTGGATCAACTACCCGCGCGGCGTGTGGCGCTCGCTGGGAGATTTCAACCTGCCCGCGCCCGGCGCGTTCGACCTGCTCGTCGCCTCGAACCTGCCGACTGGCGCCGGACTCTCCAGCAGCGCCGCGCTCGAACTCTCCACCGCCCTCGCGCTCCTCCAACTCGCTGGCGCGCCCGCGCTCTCGCCGGCCACCCTCGCCGCCATCGGCCGCCACGCGGAGAACATCCATGTCGGCGTGCCGTGCGGCATTCTCGACCAAGGCACCAGCGCCTTCGGCCGCGCCGGGCAGCTCGTCCACATCGATTGCCGCGGTCCGTCCTTCTCGCTGCTGCCGCTGCCTGCCGACGTAAGCCTGTGGGTGTTCAACAGCCTCGAGAAACATGCGCTGGTCGACGGCCTCTACGCCACGCGCCACCAGGAATGCAAAGACGCCTCCAGCGCGCTCGGCGCGACCTGGCTCACGCAGGTGTCGCTCGCGGATTTCAACGCGCGCGCCGACCGCTTGCCGCCGAAGCAAGCCGCGCGCGCGCGCCACGTCATCGAGGAGAACGACCGCGTCGCCGCCGTGGTTCGCGCGCTCGACGCGGGTGACCTGCGCGCCGTCGGCGAACTGCTGAAAGCCTCGCACCGCAGCTCGCGCGAGCTCTTCGAAAACAGCACGCCTTCGCTCGACTCTCTTGTCGAACTGCTCAGCGCCGCGCCGGGCGTCTACGGCGCTCGCCTGACCGGCGGCGGCTTCGGCGGCGCCGTCATGGCGCTGACCGACCGCAGCTTTAACGCCGAGTCCGCCGCGCAAATCGCCACCCGGCACGCCGCGCGCCAGCACCCGACTCCCGAGGTGATCCAGCTGCGCACGGGCGACGGCGCGAAGCTCGTTCCGCTGGCCTGA